In Thiohalorhabdus sp. Cl-TMA, one genomic interval encodes:
- the trxC gene encoding thioredoxin TrxC: protein MTDSLHIPCPHCGGVNRVPDDRLHQGPVCGRCKGALFPDKPVEVTDATFHQQVERCDLPVVADFWAGWCGPCQMMAPVVDAAARNLRPEVRVVKVDTERSQQTAARFGIRSIPTIILFRGGREADRVSGAMQAGQFEPWVRQRVG from the coding sequence ATGACCGATTCCCTGCATATACCCTGCCCGCACTGCGGGGGCGTGAACCGCGTGCCCGACGACCGGCTCCATCAGGGACCCGTTTGCGGGCGCTGCAAGGGCGCCCTGTTCCCGGACAAGCCGGTGGAGGTCACCGATGCCACCTTCCACCAGCAGGTGGAGCGCTGCGACCTGCCGGTGGTGGCGGACTTCTGGGCCGGCTGGTGCGGGCCCTGCCAGATGATGGCGCCGGTGGTGGACGCGGCGGCCCGGAATCTGCGCCCTGAGGTGCGGGTGGTCAAGGTGGATACCGAGCGGAGCCAGCAGACCGCGGCGCGCTTCGGCATCCGTAGTATTCCCACCATTATCCTGTTCCGCGGGGGTCGGGAGGCGGACCGGGTCTCCGGCGCCATGCAGGCCGGCCAGTTCGAGCCCTGGGTGCGGCAGCGGGTGGGGTAG
- the hspQ gene encoding heat shock protein HspQ — MIGQAAKFSLGQIVWHLNTEYRGVIVDVDPEFQGEEEWLEGQEETGPNRNQPWYSLLVDDTEQMAYVPEQNLATDDSEVPINNPAMDFFVGEMEDGRYTVQQTLN; from the coding sequence ATGATTGGGCAAGCGGCGAAGTTCTCGCTCGGCCAGATCGTCTGGCACCTGAACACCGAATATAGAGGGGTCATCGTCGACGTGGACCCGGAATTCCAGGGCGAGGAAGAATGGCTCGAAGGGCAGGAAGAGACCGGCCCGAACCGCAATCAGCCCTGGTACAGCCTCCTCGTGGACGATACCGAACAGATGGCCTACGTACCGGAGCAGAACCTGGCAACCGATGACTCCGAGGTCCCCATCAACAACCCGGCCATGGACTTCTTCGTGGGCGAGATGGAAGACGGGCGCTACACCGTACAGCAGACCCTCAACTGA
- a CDS encoding NADH-quinone oxidoreductase subunit N gives MNAADLPLLLPWLILGGGALAVMGLIAFARRHELVAGATLATLALALVLLPAATGAGTAMVTPLLRVDGFALFFTGLILASALVTGVLAYLELRRRPVQQPEELYLLLLLSTLGGTALTASAHFASFFLALELLSVPLFALIAYPVPRARAVEAGFKYLVLSGASSAVLLFGMALIYAESGALGFADLALQVPRESGGIGLYWVAGMAMILAGVGFKLSLVPFHLWTPDIYQGAPPPVAGFVATVSKGAVFAVLLRYGVDTGVFQAPGPAAVAVLLAVASMLAGNLLALLQENVRRLLAYSSIAHLGYLLVALLAGGSLGVEAAAYYLAAYFVTMLGAFGTVSAAGLDGREVQDQTDLRGLFWRRPGLAVSFTLMLLSLAGIPLTMGFVGKFYLFVAGVGDMLWTLLGALVVGSAIGLFYYLRLVGLLFQPPEETAPPPRSDRAGGAVVALLAVLLVLLGLYPTPLIDLIGVSAAG, from the coding sequence ATGAATGCGGCGGATCTGCCTCTGCTGCTCCCCTGGCTGATCCTGGGCGGGGGCGCGCTGGCGGTCATGGGGCTCATCGCCTTCGCCCGCCGCCACGAGCTGGTGGCCGGAGCCACCCTGGCCACGCTGGCCCTGGCCCTGGTGCTCCTCCCGGCGGCGACGGGCGCGGGGACCGCCATGGTCACGCCGCTCCTGCGCGTGGACGGCTTCGCGCTGTTCTTCACCGGGTTGATCCTCGCCTCCGCCCTGGTGACGGGTGTCCTGGCCTACCTGGAGCTGCGGCGGCGCCCGGTGCAGCAGCCCGAGGAGCTCTATCTCCTGCTCCTGCTCAGCACCCTGGGCGGCACCGCGCTCACCGCCAGCGCCCATTTCGCCAGCTTCTTTCTGGCCCTGGAGCTGCTTTCGGTACCCCTGTTCGCGCTCATCGCCTATCCGGTGCCGCGCGCGCGGGCCGTGGAGGCGGGATTCAAGTACCTGGTACTGTCCGGGGCCTCCTCGGCCGTCCTGCTGTTCGGCATGGCCCTGATCTACGCGGAAAGCGGCGCCCTCGGCTTCGCCGACCTGGCCCTCCAGGTGCCCCGCGAGAGCGGGGGCATCGGCCTCTACTGGGTGGCGGGCATGGCCATGATTCTGGCCGGCGTGGGCTTCAAGCTGTCGCTCGTGCCCTTCCACCTCTGGACCCCGGACATCTACCAGGGCGCGCCGCCCCCGGTGGCCGGCTTCGTGGCCACGGTCTCCAAGGGGGCCGTTTTCGCCGTGCTGCTCCGCTACGGGGTGGATACCGGCGTCTTCCAGGCCCCGGGCCCCGCGGCGGTGGCGGTGCTGCTGGCCGTGGCCTCCATGCTGGCGGGCAACCTGCTTGCCCTGCTCCAGGAAAACGTCCGCCGGCTGCTGGCCTATTCCTCCATCGCCCACCTGGGCTATTTGCTGGTGGCCCTGCTGGCGGGGGGCAGTCTGGGCGTGGAGGCGGCGGCCTACTACCTCGCCGCCTACTTCGTGACCATGCTCGGGGCCTTCGGCACGGTGAGCGCGGCGGGGCTGGACGGCCGCGAGGTCCAGGACCAGACGGATCTGCGCGGACTCTTCTGGCGGCGGCCCGGCCTGGCGGTTTCCTTCACCCTGATGCTGCTGTCGCTGGCGGGCATCCCCTTGACCATGGGCTTCGTCGGCAAGTTCTACCTGTTCGTGGCCGGAGTGGGCGACATGCTCTGGACCCTGCTCGGCGCCCTGGTGGTGGGCAGCGCCATCGGCCTGTTCTATTATCTGCGCCTGGTGGGGCTCCTCTTCCAGCCTCCGGAGGAGACCGCGCCGCCCCCGCGATCCGACCGAGCCGGGGGCGCCGTGGTGGCCCTGCTGGCTGTGCTGCTCGTCCTGCTGGGGCTCTATCCGACCCCGCTCATCGATCTCATCGGCGTCTCCGCCGCCGGGTGA
- the tadA gene encoding tRNA adenosine(34) deaminase TadA, whose protein sequence is MTSEDEAWMARALEEARRAGARGEVPVGAVVVRDGALLAAAGNAPVETRDPSGHAEIRALRAAAAEADNYRLPRSTLYVTLEPCLMCVGALVHARVARVVFGAADPKGGAAGSVVDGFGLPGLNHWPEVSGGVRGEECGELLRAFFRARRADS, encoded by the coding sequence GTGACATCGGAAGACGAGGCATGGATGGCGCGGGCCCTGGAGGAGGCCCGCAGGGCGGGCGCCCGGGGCGAGGTCCCCGTGGGCGCGGTGGTGGTGCGGGACGGAGCGCTGCTGGCGGCAGCCGGCAACGCCCCCGTCGAGACCCGCGACCCCTCCGGCCACGCGGAGATCCGGGCGCTCCGCGCCGCGGCGGCCGAGGCGGACAACTACCGACTGCCCCGTAGCACCCTCTACGTGACCCTGGAGCCGTGCCTGATGTGCGTGGGCGCCCTGGTGCACGCCCGGGTGGCGCGGGTGGTGTTCGGCGCCGCCGATCCCAAGGGCGGCGCGGCCGGAAGCGTGGTGGACGGATTCGGCCTGCCGGGCCTCAACCATTGGCCCGAGGTGTCGGGCGGGGTGCGCGGCGAGGAGTGCGGCGAGCTGCTGCGCGCCTTCTTCCGGGCCCGCCGGGCGGACTCGTGA
- a CDS encoding aconitate hydratase translates to MGSNLAQKLIADHLVDGAMTAGEEIGLTIDQTLTQDATGTLVMLELEAMKIDRVRTELSAQYVDHNLLQTDFRNPDDHRFLRSACKRFGVWYSPPGNGVSHPVHMERFGVPGKSLLGSDSHTPAAGSLAMLAMGAGGLEVALAMAGRPYYTRMPGVVGVRLTGELPHWVSAKDVILEMLRRRGVRGGLGRIMEYHGPGLASLSAMDRHVIANMGTELGATTSVFPADEAVRHFLHSQGRSGDFRELHPDPDCAYDETEEIDLSRLEPLIACPSSPGNVVPVAEVADAPIYQTMIGSSANPGLRDFAIPALMLEGRHIDPGVSFDINPTSRQVTENLMDMGLLGKLLHAGGRIHQPGCNGCIGMGQAPSTRGISLRTVPRNFPGRSGTADDRVYLCSPETATASAITGRITDPRALNMAYPPFREPEGLILNTSLLEAPPRSLEGFELEKGPNIATLPELDPLPEILEGPVLLKVGDNISTDEILPAGTEVLPYRSNIPAISQFVFRQTDPEYAGRALGFKEQGLFHFLVGGDNYGQGSSREHAALAPRYLGLRAVVAKSYARIHRENLVNFGIAPLLFARPEDYERIRQGDFLALKDSREAVGSEGPSELVNKTREESYRVYHDLTPRQTEMILQASLINVVRNEERAE, encoded by the coding sequence ATGGGAAGCAACCTGGCCCAGAAGCTCATCGCCGACCACCTCGTGGACGGCGCCATGACCGCGGGCGAGGAGATCGGTCTCACCATCGACCAGACCCTCACCCAGGACGCCACGGGAACCTTGGTCATGCTGGAGCTGGAGGCCATGAAGATCGATCGGGTACGGACCGAGCTGTCCGCCCAGTACGTGGACCACAACCTCCTGCAGACCGATTTCCGCAATCCCGACGACCACCGCTTCCTGCGCAGCGCCTGCAAGCGCTTCGGCGTCTGGTACAGCCCGCCGGGCAACGGCGTCAGCCATCCGGTCCACATGGAGCGCTTCGGGGTGCCCGGCAAGAGCCTTCTGGGCTCCGACAGCCACACCCCCGCGGCGGGGTCCCTCGCCATGCTCGCCATGGGCGCGGGCGGCCTGGAGGTGGCGCTGGCCATGGCGGGACGCCCGTACTACACCCGCATGCCCGGCGTGGTCGGGGTGCGCCTTACCGGCGAGCTGCCCCACTGGGTCAGCGCCAAGGACGTGATCCTGGAGATGCTGCGCCGGCGCGGGGTGCGCGGCGGCCTGGGGCGGATCATGGAGTACCATGGGCCGGGGCTGGCGAGCCTGTCCGCCATGGACCGCCACGTGATCGCCAACATGGGCACGGAGCTGGGCGCCACCACCAGCGTCTTCCCGGCGGACGAGGCGGTGCGGCACTTCCTGCACAGCCAGGGGCGCTCGGGGGACTTCCGGGAGCTGCACCCGGATCCCGACTGCGCCTACGACGAGACCGAGGAGATCGACCTCTCCAGGCTCGAGCCCCTCATCGCTTGCCCTAGCAGTCCGGGTAACGTGGTGCCGGTGGCGGAGGTGGCCGATGCGCCCATCTACCAGACCATGATCGGCTCCTCCGCCAATCCCGGCCTGCGGGATTTCGCCATTCCGGCCCTGATGCTGGAAGGCCGGCACATCGATCCCGGGGTCTCCTTCGACATCAACCCCACCTCCCGGCAGGTCACCGAGAACCTCATGGACATGGGGCTGCTGGGCAAGCTGCTGCACGCCGGCGGACGCATCCACCAGCCGGGCTGCAACGGCTGCATCGGCATGGGCCAGGCGCCCTCCACCCGAGGCATCAGCCTGCGCACCGTGCCGCGCAACTTCCCGGGCCGTTCGGGGACCGCCGACGACCGGGTCTATCTGTGCAGTCCGGAAACGGCCACCGCCTCGGCGATCACCGGGCGCATCACCGACCCCCGTGCCCTGAACATGGCCTATCCGCCCTTCCGGGAGCCGGAGGGCCTCATTCTCAATACCTCCCTGCTGGAGGCTCCACCCCGCAGCCTCGAGGGCTTCGAGCTCGAGAAGGGCCCCAACATCGCCACCCTCCCCGAGCTGGACCCGCTGCCGGAGATCCTGGAAGGGCCGGTGCTCCTCAAGGTAGGGGATAACATCTCCACCGACGAGATCCTGCCCGCCGGCACCGAGGTGCTGCCGTACCGCAGCAACATTCCCGCCATCAGCCAGTTCGTCTTCCGGCAGACGGACCCGGAATACGCCGGCCGCGCCCTGGGCTTCAAGGAGCAGGGGCTCTTCCATTTTCTCGTGGGCGGGGACAACTACGGCCAGGGCTCCAGCCGCGAGCACGCGGCCCTGGCTCCGCGCTATCTGGGCCTGCGGGCGGTAGTGGCCAAGAGCTATGCCCGCATCCACCGGGAGAACCTGGTGAATTTCGGCATCGCGCCGCTGCTGTTCGCGCGTCCCGAGGATTACGAGCGCATTCGACAAGGGGATTTCCTGGCCCTGAAGGACAGCCGGGAGGCCGTCGGCAGCGAGGGTCCCTCCGAGCTGGTGAACAAGACCCGCGAGGAAAGCTATCGGGTCTACCACGATCTCACTCCGCGCCAGACCGAAATGATCCTGCAGGCGAGCCTGATCAACGTGGTGCGCAACGAGGAACGGGCGGAGTAG
- the nuoK gene encoding NADH-quinone oxidoreductase subunit NuoK, whose protein sequence is MAEVPMDHGLLLAGALFALGLAGVLARRNAVFMLMSLEIMLNAAGIAFVVAGARWAQPDGQIMFILILALAAAEVAVGLALVLQLYHRLGTLDSDAASGMRE, encoded by the coding sequence ATGGCTGAGGTGCCCATGGACCACGGCCTCCTCCTGGCCGGGGCGCTGTTCGCCCTGGGACTCGCCGGCGTGCTGGCGCGCCGCAACGCCGTGTTCATGCTCATGAGCCTGGAGATCATGCTCAACGCCGCGGGAATCGCCTTCGTGGTGGCCGGCGCGCGCTGGGCGCAGCCGGACGGTCAGATCATGTTCATCCTCATCCTCGCCCTGGCCGCGGCGGAGGTGGCGGTGGGACTGGCCCTGGTGCTACAGCTCTACCACCGCCTCGGCACCCTGGACAGCGACGCGGCCAGCGGGATGCGCGAATGA
- the nuoJ gene encoding NADH-quinone oxidoreductase subunit J, translating into MEATFYISALLALAATFRVVTAANAVHALLYLVVSLLAAALVLFTLGAPFAAALEVIIYAGAIVVLFVFVVMMLNLGEEAEAQERRWLSPGVWRGPGLLAGILLAELLLLLTGALPGTAGTMVAPKAVGVALYGPYLLAVELGAFLLLAGLVGAFHLGRQEALEGNEDG; encoded by the coding sequence ATGGAAGCCACCTTCTACATCTCCGCCCTGCTCGCCCTGGCCGCCACCTTCCGCGTGGTCACGGCCGCCAACGCCGTGCACGCCCTGCTCTACCTGGTGGTGTCGCTGCTGGCGGCGGCCCTGGTGCTCTTTACCCTGGGCGCGCCCTTCGCCGCGGCCCTGGAGGTGATCATCTACGCCGGCGCCATCGTGGTGCTGTTCGTATTCGTGGTGATGATGCTGAACCTGGGCGAGGAGGCGGAGGCCCAGGAGCGCCGCTGGCTCAGTCCGGGCGTGTGGCGAGGTCCCGGGCTCCTGGCGGGGATCCTGCTCGCCGAGCTGCTGTTGCTGCTCACCGGAGCCCTACCGGGCACGGCGGGGACCATGGTGGCACCGAAGGCGGTGGGCGTGGCCCTGTACGGCCCCTATCTGCTCGCCGTGGAGCTGGGGGCCTTCCTATTGCTGGCCGGTCTGGTGGGCGCCTTCCACCTGGGCCGCCAGGAGGCGCTGGAGGGCAACGAGGATGGCTGA
- the nuoM gene encoding NADH-quinone oxidoreductase subunit M, which translates to MMLAALIGLPLLGGLLTWWLDRAATAARWVAVGTLVLTLAVLAAVWGGRTTAFPPPGTWLAEVYWSWIPRFGIHFHLAMDGVSLVLVALTLVLGLVGVAASWTEIRERVGFFHFHLLWSVAGVVGVFLALDLFLFFFFWEVMLVPMYFLIALWGHEQRGPAAMKFFIFTQGTGLLLLIGILVLVLLHHGGTGTWTFDYLDLRDTPIQSRYAFWGMLGLFLAFAVKMPVVPVHTWLPDAHTQAPTAGSVLLAGILLKTGAYGLLRFAIPLFPEASLAFAPVALGLGVASILYGAVQAFAQDDFKRLVAYSSISHLGFVLVGLYAWNAWALQGALMQMVAHGLSTGALFMLAGLLQERLHTRSMARMGGLWGSVPRLSAFVLFFVVASLGLPGLANFVGEFLVLLGAFPDHPVFTVLAAVGLVGSLLYTLLLVQKSLHGPVGPARTTADLSLRETGTLAVMVAGLVWLGLAPQPLFDVAEPALSSLLRWADQGASLTLGAAP; encoded by the coding sequence TTGATGCTGGCGGCGCTCATCGGCCTGCCGCTGCTCGGCGGTCTGCTCACCTGGTGGCTGGACCGGGCGGCGACCGCGGCCCGCTGGGTGGCCGTGGGCACCCTGGTGCTGACCCTGGCCGTGCTGGCCGCCGTCTGGGGCGGCCGGACCACCGCCTTCCCGCCGCCGGGAACCTGGCTGGCGGAGGTGTACTGGTCCTGGATCCCCCGCTTCGGCATCCACTTCCATCTGGCCATGGACGGCGTGAGCCTGGTGCTGGTGGCCCTGACGCTGGTGCTCGGCCTGGTGGGCGTGGCCGCCTCCTGGACGGAGATCCGCGAGCGCGTGGGCTTCTTCCATTTCCACCTGCTCTGGTCGGTGGCGGGCGTGGTGGGCGTCTTCCTGGCCCTGGACCTGTTCCTGTTCTTCTTCTTCTGGGAGGTGATGCTGGTCCCCATGTACTTCCTCATCGCCCTGTGGGGGCACGAGCAGCGGGGACCGGCGGCCATGAAGTTCTTCATCTTTACCCAGGGCACTGGACTTCTCCTGCTCATCGGCATCCTGGTACTGGTGCTCCTCCACCACGGCGGCACGGGCACCTGGACCTTCGACTACCTGGACCTGCGCGATACCCCGATCCAGTCCCGATACGCCTTCTGGGGCATGCTGGGGCTGTTCCTCGCCTTCGCGGTGAAGATGCCGGTGGTGCCGGTCCATACCTGGCTCCCCGACGCCCATACCCAGGCACCCACGGCCGGCAGCGTGCTGCTGGCGGGTATCCTGCTCAAGACGGGCGCCTACGGGCTCCTGCGCTTCGCCATTCCGCTGTTTCCGGAGGCCTCCCTGGCCTTCGCCCCGGTGGCGCTGGGTCTGGGGGTGGCGAGTATCCTCTACGGCGCGGTCCAGGCCTTCGCCCAGGACGATTTCAAGCGCCTGGTGGCCTACTCCAGCATCAGCCACCTGGGCTTCGTCCTGGTGGGGCTGTACGCCTGGAACGCCTGGGCGCTGCAGGGCGCCCTCATGCAGATGGTGGCGCACGGCCTGAGCACCGGCGCCCTGTTCATGCTGGCGGGCCTCCTCCAGGAGCGACTCCACACCCGCAGCATGGCGCGCATGGGCGGGCTGTGGGGCTCGGTGCCGAGGCTGTCCGCCTTCGTCCTGTTCTTCGTGGTGGCCTCCCTGGGGCTGCCCGGACTGGCCAATTTCGTGGGGGAATTCCTGGTGCTGCTGGGCGCCTTCCCCGACCACCCCGTCTTCACGGTCCTCGCCGCCGTGGGGCTGGTGGGCTCGCTGCTCTATACCCTGCTGCTGGTGCAGAAGTCGCTGCACGGCCCGGTAGGGCCGGCACGGACCACCGCCGACCTGTCCCTCCGCGAGACGGGCACCCTGGCCGTGATGGTGGCGGGCCTGGTGTGGCTGGGGCTGGCCCCGCAGCCCCTGTTCGACGTGGCGGAGCCGGCCCTTTCGTCCCTGCTGCGCTGGGCGGACCAGGGCGCCTCCCTGACCCTGGGAGCGGCGCCATGA
- the hflD gene encoding high frequency lysogenization protein HflD: protein MEDRHSNQALALAGVFQAATLVREIARQGGLIHTGAAEISVASVFATEPDSVEAVFGSVLGVRLGLEHLRDQLRAEDARGRDMELARYVIGLTVLERKVARKQGALEELGADIEAAQRTYQHFGAGHANVYGRLADIYTEHVTPLGARIMVRGDEQALREPGNVARVRALLLAGLRAAVLWRQLGGRRWQLVLSRGRYLRTSEQLLEALPVS, encoded by the coding sequence GTGGAGGACCGACATTCCAATCAGGCCCTGGCGCTGGCCGGCGTCTTCCAGGCGGCCACGCTGGTTCGGGAGATAGCCCGCCAGGGCGGCTTGATTCATACCGGCGCCGCCGAGATCAGCGTCGCCAGCGTGTTCGCCACCGAGCCGGATTCCGTGGAGGCCGTTTTCGGGAGCGTCCTCGGAGTCCGCCTCGGTCTGGAGCATCTGCGGGACCAGCTGCGCGCGGAGGATGCCCGGGGCCGGGATATGGAGCTGGCCCGCTACGTCATCGGCCTCACCGTGCTGGAGCGCAAGGTGGCCCGCAAACAGGGCGCCCTGGAGGAGCTGGGCGCGGACATCGAGGCGGCCCAGCGCACCTATCAGCACTTCGGCGCCGGCCACGCCAACGTGTACGGCCGCCTGGCTGACATCTACACCGAGCACGTTACGCCGCTCGGCGCCCGGATCATGGTACGCGGCGACGAGCAGGCCCTGCGCGAGCCCGGCAACGTGGCCCGGGTACGGGCACTTCTTCTGGCCGGTCTGCGGGCGGCCGTCCTGTGGCGCCAGCTGGGCGGGCGCCGATGGCAGCTGGTACTGAGCCGCGGCCGGTACCTGCGCACCTCGGAGCAGCTCCTGGAAGCCCTGCCGGTTTCCTGA
- the nuoL gene encoding NADH-quinone oxidoreductase subunit L, translating to MSAALLPWVPALPLAGFLVLALLGGRLDRRAIAAVGVGSVAASFAVALAVAAYFLGSPPPGHATTATVWRWMAIEGLQPAIAFYLDPLSLIMALVVTGVGMLIHLYSIEFMDGDEGYRRYFAYLNLFVAAMLTLILADNLLLLYLGWEGVGVCSYLLIGYWYAEPENGSAARKAFVMTRVGDVALLVGLFLLFAHLGTLQIQPLLRAAEAEWASGSWLPIAAAALLLGGAVGKSAQLPLQSWLPDAMAGPTPVSALIHAATMVTAGVYLIARTHPLFVLAPPVQGAVAGVGAVTLLLAAASALVQRDLKRILAYSTISQIGYMFLALGVGAWSAAIFHFMTHAFFKALLFLTAGSVIAAMHHEHDIFRMGGLWRRLPVTFIGFLAGAAALAAFPVVTAGFFSKDLILADTWAVSPALWLAGWLGAWLTAFYSFRAVFVVFFGTPRMEAAYESGAAMGLPVVLLTVLAIIGGWVEPVAFLAPVWTTSAPHPDPTTVRILMGLGGIASIGGIFLAYVAYLQRPELLARLTRFPAAGRAADFWFHGWGFDRLYGALFVRPLYALARINRDDVADRGVDGLVAGTWALHERLIRTQTGQLRWYAAGVAAGLVAALAIAGLP from the coding sequence ATGAGCGCCGCGCTGCTGCCCTGGGTCCCCGCCCTGCCCCTGGCCGGATTCCTGGTCCTGGCCCTGCTCGGGGGCCGCCTGGACCGGCGGGCCATCGCGGCGGTGGGCGTGGGCTCGGTGGCCGCCTCCTTCGCCGTGGCCCTGGCGGTGGCCGCCTATTTCCTGGGCAGCCCGCCCCCCGGCCACGCGACGACCGCCACCGTCTGGCGCTGGATGGCCATCGAGGGCCTGCAGCCGGCCATCGCCTTCTACCTCGACCCCCTGTCCCTGATCATGGCCCTGGTGGTAACCGGGGTGGGCATGCTGATCCACCTCTATTCCATCGAGTTCATGGACGGGGACGAAGGCTACCGCCGCTACTTCGCCTATCTGAACCTGTTCGTGGCCGCCATGCTGACCCTGATCCTGGCCGACAACCTGCTCCTGCTCTACCTGGGCTGGGAAGGCGTGGGGGTCTGCAGCTACCTGCTCATCGGCTACTGGTATGCGGAGCCGGAGAACGGCAGCGCCGCCCGCAAGGCCTTCGTGATGACCCGCGTAGGCGACGTGGCCTTGCTCGTGGGGCTGTTCCTGCTGTTCGCCCATCTGGGCACCCTGCAGATCCAGCCCCTGCTGCGCGCGGCGGAGGCCGAATGGGCCAGCGGCTCCTGGCTTCCCATCGCGGCGGCGGCACTGCTACTGGGCGGTGCCGTGGGCAAGTCCGCCCAGCTCCCGCTGCAGAGCTGGCTGCCCGACGCCATGGCCGGCCCCACGCCGGTGAGCGCCCTCATCCACGCCGCCACCATGGTCACCGCGGGGGTCTACCTGATCGCCCGCACCCATCCGCTGTTCGTGCTCGCGCCGCCGGTGCAGGGCGCCGTGGCCGGCGTGGGCGCGGTCACCCTGCTGCTCGCGGCGGCGAGCGCCCTGGTGCAGCGCGACCTCAAGCGCATCCTGGCCTACTCCACCATCAGCCAGATCGGCTACATGTTCCTGGCCCTGGGGGTGGGGGCCTGGTCGGCGGCCATCTTCCACTTCATGACCCACGCCTTCTTCAAGGCCCTGCTCTTCCTCACCGCCGGCTCGGTCATCGCCGCCATGCACCACGAGCACGACATCTTCCGCATGGGCGGCCTGTGGCGGCGCCTGCCCGTCACATTCATCGGCTTCCTGGCGGGCGCCGCCGCCCTCGCCGCCTTTCCCGTGGTGACCGCCGGCTTCTTCAGCAAGGACCTCATCCTCGCCGACACCTGGGCGGTGAGCCCGGCCCTGTGGCTGGCGGGCTGGCTGGGGGCCTGGCTCACCGCCTTCTACAGCTTCCGGGCGGTGTTCGTGGTGTTCTTCGGCACGCCCCGCATGGAGGCTGCCTACGAGTCCGGCGCGGCCATGGGCCTTCCGGTGGTACTTCTCACGGTGCTGGCCATTATCGGCGGCTGGGTGGAGCCCGTTGCGTTCCTGGCCCCGGTCTGGACCACGAGCGCCCCCCACCCGGACCCCACCACCGTCCGGATCCTCATGGGGCTCGGCGGTATCGCCTCCATCGGCGGCATCTTCCTCGCCTATGTGGCGTACCTGCAGCGGCCCGAGCTCCTGGCCCGACTCACCCGATTCCCGGCGGCCGGCCGCGCGGCGGACTTCTGGTTCCACGGCTGGGGCTTTGACCGGCTGTACGGCGCCCTGTTCGTGCGGCCCCTCTACGCCCTGGCCCGGATCAATCGGGACGACGTGGCGGACCGCGGGGTGGACGGCTTGGTGGCCGGCACCTGGGCCCTCCATGAGCGGCTCATCCGCACCCAGACCGGTCAGCTGCGCTGGTACGCCGCCGGGGTGGCGGCAGGCCTGGTCGCGGCGCTGGCCATCGCGGGCCTGCCTTGA
- the nuoI gene encoding NADH-quinone oxidoreductase subunit NuoI — MLTEIRNLWMILLHSFRPRETVQYPEEKPYLPPRTRGRIVLSRDPDGGERCVACNLCAVACPVDCIALEKTEDETGRWYPDWFRINFSRCIYCGFCEEACPTYAIQLIPDFEMSEYHRQEMVYEKEDLLIAGPGKYPDYNYYRVAGMGIGGKDKGEAENEEPPADPRDLLP; from the coding sequence ATGCTCACGGAGATCCGCAACCTCTGGATGATCCTGCTGCATTCCTTCCGGCCGCGGGAGACGGTGCAGTACCCGGAGGAGAAGCCCTATCTGCCGCCGCGCACCCGGGGCCGCATCGTCCTCAGCCGCGACCCGGACGGCGGCGAGCGGTGCGTGGCCTGCAACCTGTGCGCTGTGGCCTGCCCGGTGGACTGCATCGCCCTGGAGAAGACCGAGGACGAAACCGGCCGCTGGTATCCGGACTGGTTCCGCATCAACTTCTCCCGCTGCATCTATTGCGGCTTCTGCGAGGAGGCCTGCCCCACCTACGCCATCCAGCTCATCCCCGACTTCGAGATGAGCGAGTATCACCGCCAGGAGATGGTGTACGAGAAGGAGGACCTGCTGATCGCCGGGCCCGGCAAGTATCCCGACTACAACTACTACCGGGTGGCCGGCATGGGCATCGGCGGCAAGGACAAGGGCGAGGCGGAGAACGAGGAGCCGCCCGCCGATCCGAGGGATTTACTGCCGTGA